The following proteins are encoded in a genomic region of Flammeovirga pectinis:
- a CDS encoding Crp/Fnr family transcriptional regulator — protein sequence MENFRHHISQLIDISEIEWNSIKEVTVQEYFNAKETILDVGKIAKNIYFIKKGLIRSFYLLNGQEINTYFACDNQFISSYASFIAQQPSLEQLEAIVKTEVLSIPYEKLNALYKQHPKLEKLGRIIAEKNYLCVVDRTLSMQTKTAKEKYLEFIDKYDFKIINNVPQHQIATFLGIAPESLSRVRKQLSTS from the coding sequence ATGGAAAACTTTAGGCATCACATTTCCCAACTTATTGATATATCAGAAATAGAATGGAACAGTATAAAAGAAGTTACCGTTCAAGAATATTTTAATGCAAAAGAGACAATTTTAGATGTTGGGAAAATTGCTAAAAATATCTATTTCATTAAAAAAGGACTAATCAGAAGTTTTTACCTACTCAATGGGCAAGAAATAAACACCTACTTTGCCTGCGATAATCAGTTTATTTCTTCTTATGCAAGCTTTATAGCCCAACAACCTTCTTTAGAACAATTAGAAGCGATAGTAAAAACAGAAGTATTGTCCATCCCTTACGAGAAATTAAACGCACTTTATAAACAACACCCCAAACTAGAAAAGTTAGGCCGAATTATAGCAGAAAAAAATTACTTATGTGTTGTAGATAGAACGTTATCCATGCAAACAAAAACAGCAAAAGAGAAATATCTTGAATTTATAGATAAATATGACTTTAAGATTATCAATAATGTACCTCAACACCAAATAGCTACATTTCTGGGTATAGCACCAGAATCTTTGAGTAGAGTCAGAAAGCAATTAAGCACTTCTTAA
- a CDS encoding toxin-antitoxin system YwqK family antitoxin, with protein sequence MHLILTEMDFMERRVHLLSNLFFTYILLITTFSCQQIEQEEVVNLKVATVDAKDVKFKSSKGVFYVNGQVFSGEIYWTYRNGTDTLRVKRYWKGLKEGQWTRYYPDRSIQEYRFFHKNKKEGEYVGFYPNGEMKFEYHLTHGVYEGNNRAWNKDGRLISDMNYVVGSEEGAQKVWYDNGKIKSNYVIKNGRRYGLLGTKNCINVTDSIF encoded by the coding sequence ATGCACCTTATATTAACGGAAATGGATTTTATGGAACGCCGGGTACATCTACTGAGTAATTTATTTTTCACTTATATACTTTTGATTACAACCTTTTCTTGTCAGCAAATTGAACAAGAAGAGGTTGTAAACCTTAAAGTTGCAACTGTAGATGCTAAAGACGTTAAGTTCAAATCTTCTAAGGGAGTTTTTTATGTAAATGGACAGGTATTCTCTGGAGAAATTTATTGGACGTACAGAAATGGTACGGATACTTTAAGAGTAAAAAGATATTGGAAAGGGTTAAAAGAGGGGCAATGGACTCGATATTATCCCGATAGAAGTATTCAAGAATACAGGTTCTTTCATAAAAATAAGAAAGAAGGAGAATATGTTGGGTTTTATCCGAATGGAGAAATGAAATTTGAATATCATCTTACACATGGTGTTTATGAAGGAAATAACCGAGCTTGGAATAAAGATGGAAGGTTAATTTCTGACATGAACTATGTGGTAGGGAGCGAAGAAGGTGCTCAGAAAGTTTGGTATGATAACGGAAAAATAAAATCCAACTATGTAATTAAAAATGGTAGACGCTACGGTTTGTTAGGAACTAAAAATTGTATAAATGTTACAGACTCAATTTTTTAA
- a CDS encoding SCO family protein, translating to MLQTQFFKLLLIGVLFTNFSCTKEKTIPFYTTPDFTPHFISDNDEVNTKILHRISDFSFKNQDNKTITQEAIEGKIHVANFIFTSCGSICPVMTDNMKIVESYYKNDDDVALLSYSVTPWIDNVEVLKEYADIKNIKSENWHLLTGNKSAIYTLARTSYFAEEDLGFTKDSTDFLHTEHFILVDGDKRIRGIYNGTLTLEMKQLVKDIEELKDEKSIFAML from the coding sequence ATGTTACAGACTCAATTTTTTAAACTTCTTTTGATAGGAGTTCTATTTACAAATTTTTCTTGCACTAAAGAAAAGACAATTCCTTTTTACACAACCCCAGATTTTACACCTCATTTTATTTCTGATAATGATGAGGTCAATACAAAGATCTTACATAGAATCTCTGATTTTTCATTCAAAAACCAGGACAATAAAACCATCACGCAAGAGGCCATTGAAGGAAAGATTCATGTTGCCAATTTTATTTTTACAAGTTGTGGTAGTATTTGCCCTGTAATGACGGATAACATGAAAATTGTTGAAAGTTATTACAAAAATGATGATGATGTAGCTTTACTTTCATATAGCGTAACACCTTGGATTGATAATGTAGAAGTCCTTAAGGAGTATGCTGATATTAAGAATATTAAATCAGAAAATTGGCATTTACTAACGGGGAATAAATCTGCTATTTATACGTTAGCAAGAACATCCTATTTTGCAGAAGAAGACCTAGGTTTTACAAAAGATAGTACAGACTTTTTGCATACAGAACATTTTATTTTAGTAGATGGCGATAAAAGAATCAGAGGAATCTATAATGGTACTCTAACACTTGAAATGAAACAATTAGTAAAGGATATAGAGGAATTAAAAGATGAAAAAAGCATTTTTGCAATGCTATAA
- a CDS encoding TonB-dependent receptor, translating into MKKLLTTICVLIIAQLTLQAQDLTGVVLDNDTKEALPFVNIACVKNDSIQSITTTDFDGKFTFTIKGHGDYTIKFQFTGYKPNQRIVTVNDELDMSLGQVLLVSNITELEGVTVTAERENVTMTADGMSFNVDDDGGTDMEDIISGMPSITVDENGEVSSNGEEVVILVNGEESDLDNPLEEIPMQMIERVELLNNPPAEYTSASSAINIVLKENVKLGNHARILVEAGSPEQYKGNVSVSKSNDRWATTFNFNVKNSTIPYDRTSERLNYGQNARSTTQSDKVMDTRYNVNWTTSYAASANDKFKLSLNYQRLDLENTSDQTELVLNVDPDNLNPRYNYRDILNQRTVDKFQAQFNYDKHFYTEGRKLITRLRWSIESFDQYNANQTDTEYLSDGRYVENEARLTLRDRPTQNLFALVKYVHPFNDRSTLTTGMRNSTKIQKTNENYYFVADDGSYTPRGNEYQNTDYLNQKFSGFAQWKYKFYNDLTFSTGVVAENSVITSTIDNVDDNYKTDNNFWVFNPNASLNKKFNENWMGNINYSFRMNTPSDRALNPTVNDNNPLFITMGNPDLQLQKSQKLTLSVTNQSDKVSTRMGAFYRNTLNGVERIFTTKGDTVFSTYANIVDKHTMGGNFYVHWHVAKNHSIVFSGNLYNDIYNTRINDLPLSEWMYNGKVTYKAKFFNHYRVRLTGYYNSTTISYNGTRKPASGVDLSVSRYVAKKKGKIWVSVQDVFGTRDYFTTTYSQNFENEFYTDLPTVIRTGISWSFYSI; encoded by the coding sequence ATGAAAAAATTACTAACAACAATTTGTGTATTAATAATAGCACAACTAACACTACAAGCTCAGGACCTAACTGGAGTTGTGTTAGATAATGATACAAAGGAGGCTCTCCCTTTTGTGAATATAGCTTGTGTAAAAAATGACAGTATTCAGTCGATCACTACAACAGATTTTGATGGGAAATTCACCTTTACTATTAAAGGACATGGAGATTATACAATCAAATTTCAGTTTACGGGTTACAAACCAAACCAAAGAATTGTTACCGTAAACGATGAATTGGACATGTCATTAGGACAAGTACTTTTAGTTTCTAATATCACAGAACTTGAAGGTGTTACTGTAACTGCAGAAAGAGAAAATGTAACGATGACTGCAGATGGTATGAGTTTTAATGTTGATGATGATGGAGGAACAGATATGGAAGATATTATCTCTGGAATGCCCTCTATTACAGTTGATGAAAACGGAGAAGTAAGTTCTAACGGAGAAGAGGTAGTTATTCTGGTAAATGGAGAAGAATCTGATTTAGATAATCCATTAGAAGAAATTCCTATGCAGATGATAGAAAGGGTTGAATTACTTAATAACCCACCAGCTGAATATACTTCGGCAAGTTCTGCAATTAATATTGTACTTAAAGAGAATGTGAAACTGGGAAATCATGCACGTATTTTAGTAGAAGCAGGTTCACCAGAACAATATAAAGGTAATGTAAGTGTTTCTAAATCGAACGACAGATGGGCAACCACTTTTAATTTTAATGTTAAGAACTCTACCATACCTTATGATAGAACTAGTGAACGACTAAATTATGGTCAGAATGCAAGGTCTACAACACAATCCGATAAGGTGATGGATACAAGATACAATGTAAATTGGACCACCTCTTATGCTGCATCTGCCAACGATAAATTTAAATTATCGCTTAATTACCAAAGACTTGATCTTGAAAACACATCAGACCAAACTGAACTTGTACTTAATGTAGATCCAGATAATCTTAATCCAAGGTACAACTATCGTGATATCTTAAATCAGAGAACTGTAGATAAATTCCAAGCTCAATTTAATTACGATAAGCATTTTTATACTGAAGGCCGTAAATTAATTACTCGTCTACGTTGGTCTATCGAATCATTTGATCAATATAATGCTAACCAAACAGATACAGAGTATTTATCTGATGGAAGGTACGTAGAGAATGAAGCGAGATTAACCTTAAGAGACCGCCCTACGCAGAACCTTTTTGCTTTAGTAAAATATGTACACCCTTTCAATGATAGAAGTACATTAACTACAGGAATGAGAAATTCTACTAAGATTCAGAAAACAAATGAAAACTATTATTTTGTAGCAGATGATGGGAGTTATACACCAAGAGGAAACGAATATCAGAATACAGATTATCTAAATCAGAAATTTTCTGGCTTTGCACAATGGAAATACAAATTTTACAACGATCTGACATTTTCAACAGGCGTAGTTGCAGAAAATTCTGTGATTACTTCTACCATAGATAATGTGGATGATAATTATAAGACTGACAATAACTTTTGGGTGTTTAATCCCAATGCAAGCTTAAATAAGAAATTTAATGAGAATTGGATGGGTAACATCAATTACTCGTTTAGAATGAATACGCCTTCTGATAGAGCTTTAAATCCTACTGTAAATGATAATAACCCTCTGTTTATTACAATGGGTAATCCTGATTTGCAATTACAGAAATCACAGAAGCTAACATTAAGTGTTACCAATCAATCTGATAAAGTTTCTACGCGTATGGGTGCATTTTACAGAAATACTTTAAATGGTGTAGAAAGAATATTTACTACAAAAGGTGATACCGTCTTTTCTACGTATGCAAATATTGTAGACAAGCATACTATGGGAGGTAATTTTTACGTGCATTGGCATGTTGCAAAGAACCATTCAATTGTATTTTCAGGAAACCTTTATAATGATATTTACAATACAAGAATTAACGATTTACCATTGTCTGAATGGATGTACAATGGAAAAGTAACGTATAAAGCCAAATTCTTTAACCATTATAGAGTACGTTTAACAGGTTATTATAATTCGACAACTATTAGCTATAATGGAACAAGGAAACCAGCAAGTGGAGTAGATTTATCTGTTTCTAGATATGTAGCCAAGAAGAAAGGTAAAATATGGGTATCTGTGCAAGATGTATTTGGTACAAGAGATTACTTTACTACTACATATTCTCAGAATTTTGAAAATGAGTTCTATACAGATTTACCTACGGTGATAAGAACAGGAATTTCTTGGTCGTTTTATTCAATTTAG
- a CDS encoding MOSC domain-containing protein, which translates to MKINKIQVFPIKSLDPVVLQEVEITNGGTLKWDRRFGIHRKSDGRTVNGKKYPKIHQLRSTFDLENMIVEFWSEDFPLSKFSLKNDLVKIGVYLSEFFEEEVYLLENENTGFPDHTSGNVGASLISTQTLEKVGQWFNLPVEEVLRRMRMNIVIDAPSAFYEDNLLGVDKLHPKPFKIGAIQLNGYKPCERCPVPTRDSYTGEVIKGFQKEFLQKRLQLDPSIKTNILYKHAYMCGIVLTIDQASYGQVLTLNEIIENE; encoded by the coding sequence ATGAAAATCAATAAAATACAAGTATTTCCAATTAAATCTCTAGATCCGGTAGTTTTACAAGAAGTTGAGATCACTAATGGAGGAACATTAAAATGGGATAGGCGTTTTGGTATTCACAGAAAAAGTGATGGAAGAACAGTAAACGGAAAGAAATACCCAAAAATTCATCAGTTAAGAAGTACTTTTGATTTAGAGAACATGATAGTAGAATTTTGGTCGGAGGATTTTCCTTTATCAAAATTTTCTTTAAAAAATGATCTTGTAAAAATTGGAGTATATTTATCAGAGTTTTTTGAAGAAGAAGTTTACCTTTTAGAAAATGAGAATACAGGTTTTCCAGATCATACCTCAGGCAATGTTGGTGCTTCTTTAATTTCTACACAAACGTTAGAAAAAGTAGGGCAGTGGTTTAATTTACCTGTAGAAGAAGTACTTAGAAGAATGAGAATGAACATTGTTATAGATGCTCCTTCTGCTTTTTATGAAGACAATTTATTAGGGGTTGATAAACTTCATCCTAAACCATTTAAAATTGGTGCAATACAATTAAATGGCTATAAACCTTGCGAACGTTGCCCAGTACCTACAAGAGATTCTTATACAGGTGAAGTAATAAAAGGGTTTCAGAAAGAATTTTTACAAAAAAGACTACAGTTAGATCCATCTATTAAGACCAATATTTTGTATAAACATGCGTATATGTGTGGTATTGTGTTAACAATAGATCAAGCATCTTACGGTCAAGTATTAACCCTTAATGAAATAATAGAGAACGAATAA
- a CDS encoding helix-turn-helix domain-containing protein — protein sequence MKNIKVSHLNNPLADISKDLELPLQANGSLIIPSYLGEGKFIQIEVTKGLKILYGDYYFNMDVSFQREAKSISPSPLLNAIFQITSLPIPRIKIKNDKISNNVIYYNHLFDYQIFIPAYTPSKFLQILITEEYINEALSKYAIDYSTYFDKIFNERWSTISPFTLEMQKLVSTIHHNENKGFQLAYFHLTIQRLFFLTTEELINNMRQQETKKPIINGDLIIIYKLKNLLQSQDEVDTSLNDICQRFPISERKLQRDFKTIVGCSMMEFRKMKRLEQAYTMIKEGKYTISEIVFKVGYNSNSHFTHSFKNYFGFIPSDVKNIV from the coding sequence ATGAAAAACATAAAGGTTTCTCATTTAAATAACCCATTAGCAGACATTAGTAAAGACTTGGAGTTACCGCTACAAGCAAATGGCAGTCTTATTATCCCCTCTTATTTAGGAGAAGGAAAATTTATACAAATTGAAGTTACCAAGGGATTAAAAATTTTATATGGAGATTACTATTTCAATATGGATGTCTCATTTCAGCGCGAAGCCAAAAGCATTAGCCCTTCTCCCCTTTTAAATGCTATTTTTCAGATTACATCTTTACCTATTCCACGTATTAAGATTAAAAATGATAAGATTTCTAACAACGTAATTTATTACAACCATCTTTTTGATTATCAAATATTTATCCCTGCATATACTCCGTCTAAATTTTTGCAAATTCTTATTACTGAAGAATACATAAATGAAGCATTATCAAAATATGCAATTGATTATAGTACCTATTTTGATAAAATTTTTAATGAAAGGTGGAGTACTATCAGTCCCTTTACTTTAGAAATGCAAAAATTGGTGTCTACTATCCATCATAACGAAAATAAGGGTTTTCAACTTGCCTATTTCCATTTAACAATTCAACGTTTATTTTTTTTAACGACAGAAGAATTGATAAATAATATGAGGCAACAAGAAACGAAAAAACCAATTATAAATGGTGATTTAATTATAATTTACAAGTTAAAGAACCTTCTACAAAGCCAAGACGAAGTTGATACTAGCCTAAATGATATTTGCCAACGATTTCCTATTTCTGAAAGAAAATTACAGAGAGATTTCAAAACTATTGTGGGGTGCTCAATGATGGAGTTTCGTAAGATGAAACGCCTTGAACAGGCCTATACAATGATTAAAGAAGGTAAATATACCATATCAGAAATTGTCTTTAAGGTTGGCTATAATTCGAACAGTCATTTCACACATTCCTTCAAAAACTACTTCGGTTTTATACCAAGTGATGTCAAAAATATTGTCTAA
- a CDS encoding cation transporter yields MMNEDIIERKALKFGIVANLLMAIAGWVTYYFSNSDAMLLDGNFSLISALATFGAIIIGKKKHTRTSLFPFGKYVFESFFVFFKGILIFGITIVAVVQSCIKIINYFNGEAITPIVIHSILYYTVVIAIISFGIAYYYKNQNQKIGLNSPILSVETKSSVIDGFLTVGIGVSLLLVSLISEDSVLSFLKYIGDSIIVLIMGVVLINTPIKIIKDAFIELGGGVLQDKKSYDKIEKIISENLPSIYNEHQNYISKLGSNYFVALYVSTSEKNINVNELLQTRTKISAALAPSFPTHNIEIIIND; encoded by the coding sequence ATGATGAATGAAGATATTATTGAGAGAAAAGCTTTAAAATTTGGTATTGTAGCTAACTTATTAATGGCTATTGCAGGTTGGGTTACCTATTATTTTTCTAACTCAGATGCTATGCTTCTAGATGGAAATTTTTCTTTAATTTCTGCATTGGCCACTTTTGGAGCAATAATTATTGGAAAGAAAAAACATACAAGAACTAGTCTTTTTCCTTTTGGTAAATATGTATTCGAATCATTTTTTGTGTTCTTTAAAGGTATATTAATCTTTGGAATTACAATTGTTGCTGTAGTGCAAAGTTGTATTAAGATTATCAATTACTTTAATGGAGAAGCGATTACACCTATAGTTATACACTCTATACTTTATTACACTGTAGTTATTGCTATTATCTCTTTTGGTATAGCCTACTATTATAAAAATCAGAATCAAAAAATTGGTTTAAACAGCCCAATTTTAAGCGTAGAAACAAAGTCTTCTGTAATTGATGGCTTTTTAACGGTTGGCATTGGTGTTTCTTTACTCTTAGTTTCTTTAATTTCTGAAGATTCTGTACTTAGTTTTCTAAAATATATTGGCGACTCTATTATTGTATTAATAATGGGGGTTGTTCTTATTAATACTCCTATTAAGATTATTAAAGATGCTTTTATTGAATTAGGTGGAGGAGTATTACAAGATAAAAAATCATATGATAAAATTGAGAAGATTATTTCTGAAAATCTCCCTTCTATTTATAATGAACATCAAAATTACATTTCTAAACTAGGCAGTAATTATTTTGTAGCGTTGTATGTTTCTACATCAGAAAAAAATATTAATGTTAATGAGCTATTGCAAACAAGAACTAAAATATCTGCTGCATTGGCTCCATCATTCCCTACACATAACATAGAAATCATTATAAATGATTAA
- a CDS encoding SMP-30/gluconolactonase/LRE family protein, translating into MKQFKNTLFSLSLLFITSFILQACSLKPLAWTPPEKPKLEGNMAVNNLLQSTEWIDLQGWVGPEDIAIDKEGNLYCGVHVSSSNFDEGRILKIDTNGEVTTFCNTDAWVTGLVFDKNQQLIACDQKRGIISVNPKGKITVLASKDEYGRPFLIPNDVDIAENSIIYFSSTSSKMTFSKKNARKLLMEVKADGGLYSYDPSTKKVKTLIDGAYFGNGVAVSKDNDFVLMVDLTKYRIMRYWITGKYKGTTDIFIDNLPGIPNGVSKRKDGSFWVGFSTRRSDILDKIQPNTTLKKIIYSTPMWLQPKQEAFGMLMHLSSEGTIMKTYYDTTGVIVSEASSVEEHNGFLYIGGDLTTHIGKYTL; encoded by the coding sequence ATGAAACAATTTAAAAACACTCTCTTCTCTCTATCTCTTCTTTTTATAACTAGCTTTATTCTACAAGCCTGTTCTTTAAAACCCCTTGCATGGACACCTCCCGAAAAACCTAAATTAGAAGGGAATATGGCCGTTAATAATTTACTCCAATCTACAGAATGGATTGATTTACAAGGATGGGTTGGACCAGAAGATATTGCCATAGATAAAGAAGGTAATCTTTATTGTGGTGTTCATGTATCTAGTTCAAATTTTGATGAAGGAAGGATTTTAAAAATTGATACAAATGGAGAAGTCACTACTTTTTGCAATACAGATGCTTGGGTTACAGGTTTAGTTTTTGATAAAAATCAGCAGTTAATAGCATGTGATCAAAAAAGAGGAATTATTAGTGTTAACCCAAAAGGAAAAATTACTGTACTAGCATCAAAAGATGAGTATGGCAGACCTTTTCTTATTCCCAATGATGTAGATATTGCTGAGAACAGTATCATTTATTTTTCAAGTACCTCCTCTAAAATGACATTCAGTAAAAAAAATGCAAGAAAACTACTGATGGAAGTGAAAGCAGATGGTGGCTTATACAGTTATGATCCATCAACAAAAAAAGTAAAAACATTAATTGATGGGGCCTACTTTGGAAATGGTGTGGCCGTCTCTAAAGATAATGATTTTGTTTTGATGGTTGATCTTACAAAATATAGAATTATGAGGTACTGGATTACTGGAAAATATAAGGGAACTACAGATATTTTTATTGATAATTTACCAGGTATTCCTAACGGAGTTTCTAAAAGAAAAGATGGTTCTTTTTGGGTTGGATTTAGTACAAGACGAAGCGATATTCTAGATAAAATACAGCCAAATACTACACTAAAAAAGATTATTTACAGCACACCAATGTGGCTACAACCAAAACAAGAGGCATTTGGTATGTTGATGCATTTAAGTAGTGAAGGTACTATAATGAAAACCTATTATGATACCACTGGAGTTATAGTTTCTGAAGCAAGTTCTGTAGAAGAGCACAATGGTTTTTTATACATTGGCGGTGATTTAACTACCCATATTGGTAAATACACACTGTAA
- a CDS encoding DUF1761 domain-containing protein, which translates to MDFSQINILAVICAALASFVLGAVWYSAIFGKAWQKELGFTDEYLQNGSMPLIFGSSFVLMLIMSFGMSLLISHGGGDAIDAYTGGLHGFVIGLMFIATSMGINYLYQRRSIKLWLIDAGYQITFLTIQGVILGAWH; encoded by the coding sequence ATGGACTTTTCTCAGATTAATATTTTAGCTGTAATATGTGCAGCTTTAGCCTCATTTGTTTTAGGAGCTGTTTGGTATAGCGCCATATTTGGAAAGGCTTGGCAAAAAGAATTAGGATTTACAGATGAGTATCTTCAGAACGGTAGTATGCCACTTATTTTTGGTAGTAGCTTTGTTTTAATGCTTATTATGTCTTTTGGAATGTCATTATTAATAAGCCATGGAGGTGGAGATGCAATAGATGCTTACACTGGTGGTTTACATGGTTTTGTGATAGGGTTAATGTTTATTGCTACATCTATGGGAATAAATTATCTCTACCAACGCAGAAGCATAAAATTATGGTTAATTGATGCAGGATATCAAATAACCTTTTTAACAATACAAGGAGTAATACTTGGTGCGTGGCACTAA
- a CDS encoding 2-hydroxyacid dehydrogenase, with product MKVAVFGTKSYDKEFFKLEGVNTTHELVFFESRLRVKTASLAKGFDAVCVFVNDVVDTECIQMLASYGVKVIALRCAGFNNVDLEEAEKQGIEVLRVPAYSPYAVAEHTLALILTLNRKTHKAYNRVREGNFSLDRLTGFDIHGKTVGIIGTGKIGQIFANIMKGMGCKVIGFDLYPNKQLEEDGLLEYMSLNDLLEQSDIISLHCPLTPQTHHIINDHSIWRMKKGAMLINTSRGRLIDTESAIRALSKGHLGYLGIDVYEQEEKLFFRDLSETLIRDEKMLNLMSFPNVLVTGHQAFFTDTALSQIAKVTLGNLTSFENGEELVNKVGTEAIKA from the coding sequence ATGAAAGTCGCTGTATTTGGAACAAAGTCATACGATAAAGAATTTTTTAAATTAGAAGGCGTTAATACAACTCATGAGCTTGTATTTTTCGAATCTCGTTTACGTGTTAAAACAGCTAGTTTAGCAAAAGGTTTTGATGCAGTATGTGTATTTGTAAACGATGTTGTGGATACAGAGTGTATTCAGATGCTTGCATCTTATGGTGTTAAAGTAATTGCATTACGTTGCGCAGGTTTTAATAATGTAGATTTAGAAGAAGCAGAAAAGCAAGGAATAGAAGTATTAAGAGTGCCTGCTTATTCTCCTTATGCAGTAGCAGAACATACATTGGCATTAATTCTTACTTTAAATAGAAAAACACATAAAGCATATAACAGAGTTAGAGAGGGTAATTTCTCTTTAGATCGTTTAACTGGTTTTGATATTCATGGTAAAACTGTAGGAATTATTGGTACAGGTAAAATTGGCCAAATCTTCGCAAATATCATGAAAGGTATGGGTTGTAAAGTAATTGGTTTTGATTTATACCCAAACAAGCAACTAGAAGAAGATGGTTTATTGGAATATATGTCTTTAAACGACTTATTAGAGCAGTCTGATATTATATCATTACACTGTCCATTAACTCCTCAAACACATCATATAATAAATGATCATTCTATTTGGAGAATGAAAAAAGGAGCAATGCTTATCAATACATCAAGAGGTAGATTAATTGATACTGAGTCTGCTATTAGAGCATTATCAAAAGGTCATTTAGGATATCTTGGAATTGATGTATATGAGCAAGAAGAAAAATTATTCTTCAGAGATTTATCAGAAACATTAATTAGAGATGAAAAGATGTTGAATTTAATGTCTTTCCCAAATGTATTAGTAACGGGGCATCAAGCTTTTTTTACAGATACAGCTCTATCTCAAATTGCTAAAGTTACTTTAGGTAATCTTACTTCTTTTGAAAATGGAGAAGAATTAGTAAATAAAGTAGGTACAGAAGCTATTAAAGCATAG